ATGAGCAACGAAACCAGTGGTGATCAGGACTGTCAAAACAGTCTGCAGGGGGGAAATACAGCTAACTAAGCCTACATACAGGATTTCTTTAAATAGATGCCTTTGAAGTCTAACGTTGGAAAATGAGAGAGGAATTCTGGATTTTCCGGCCCAAAGATACCAAAACAGGAATAGAAAAGAGCCGGTAAAGGCGATGACATGACCGTAAGCGATACCGGCCATCCCCAATTCAGGCAAAGGACCAATACCAAATCCCAGGCCACCGCTGATAACCGACTGCATGATCAGAACAAGGAGCAGGATTTGGGAAGGAATTTTCATATCACCGCAACCTCGGATAATAGACATCAGCATACTGGTTTGCCATACGGCGACGGATCCAAAGAATATGACATTTCCATAGGATAACGCCTCAACCACTGCGTCTTCCCGTGCGCCAAGAAAAGAGAATATGGGGCGACCAAAACCCAGCATCAGGCCGCTAAAAACAACGCCGCCAATCAAGCCAATGAGTAATGCATGAATGGCAAGATTTTGGGCACGTTCCTCATCCTTCGCACCCAGAGCCCTGCTTATTGCAGAGGACACGCCGCCGCCCATAGCGCCATTGGAAAAGGATTGTTGCAAAACTATGATTGGAAAGACAACGGCAATACCAGCGAGCGCTGACGTTCCAAATTTTCCGACATAAGCCATTTCGATAATAGCGGCCAATGCTGACGCCAGCATAACAGCCATATTGGGCAAACTAAGCCGAACTAGTGTTGGAAAGATCGGGTCGCTAAGAATGTTTGAGGGGGAAGCCGTTTTCAAAGAAGCTTCTTTTTCCAGATTTTGTAAGGTCATTTTATTTTTATCCATTATACCTATAATCTAGGTATATGGCTATAACATCAAGTTTTCATATATGTCAAATCTAAATTTCTCTTTAGTTGTAATCGTTTTCTAAATTCAGGTGTGCGATCTGTTTTGTCTCGTTCGATTTAGGATGCTGAAACTTGCGGAGTTTCCCACTATTGGATACATCTAATTCATATGTTTGGTATATTGCCTGTTGAAACTCACAAGTTTGCCAAAATTGCGCCTGCAAACAAGGGTTAAACAATCCCATGACATCTTCCAATAGCACCCACCCAGGGCTACTTGCCTGGTCGCTTCTACTCCAGCTCAGTTTGATTTGAGGGTTTGCATTTGCGTCTGCCGTGACTGGTAATATATTAAAGAAGGGCACGTTTTAAGTTATCAAATTGACTATCTTTGCGCGATCGTTCGCTCCTGAGATTATGGATGATGATTGCATTGATGGATGAACGGCAGCTAAGGGCCGCAAGATATTCAGAATGAGCTGCCCAAATCAGAACCTCTCCAGCAAGCGTGGCTGTACAGAAAAGCGTGGAAAATAGGGTTCACTTCTAACGTTATTCATTAGCTCCCAATACATAGAGCGGATAAGCGGATCAGTGATTTCTGTCGGGACGTTAAATCGGTAGGCTTGAATGCCGTCTAACATATAGGGCTGGTATGCGCGTTGAAACTCGGACCGCAGATAGTAGTAAATACCCCAGCGGATCTCATTCAAAAAAAACGCTACTGTCGTCGAACTAGCCATGAAGACATGATCTCGGAACCATTCCTGAAATTCTGGGATCACGAGATAACTTTGACCTTCATTGATGTCAGTGCCATTGTCAGCCAACACTTTCTGAATTTTCCTAACTATGTCACCGAGGCGGGTAAAGCCGTGCTTAGACGCAGTACCACATATCTTCAAATAATTCATCCGCTGGACTGTGATGGTTCCTTCTCGGTTAATCGATGGAAGCCAGACCTTATCCACGCTGACCGATCCATCGAGCCACTCAGCGAAGGATTTGGCTGACGAAGTTAGTAGTGTTGTGTCTCCCCGGAAATGGGGCTTAGCGCTAACATCAAGTATGTTTCCCAAATAAGTCCTAGCAAGGCTTCCCGAACCATGCCGGTGGGAGAGACCAAACGTGCCTCTTCTGGGTAGTGAAAGGAAGTCGGCAAGAATGATCAAGAAAAGTTTGCTACACTCGGAGGTCTGAAACATCAGAATCGTTTCTCTTAGGCTATGCTTTTTTTCGAAATGAGCGTAATGCACCATTGACCCGATTAGGTCCCAAACGGCTGAAAGTACGATGATCTCGCGGTCAAGATCTGAATACCGGGCTGGTTTCATAAAATTATATTAGACATGTTGCGGCTTACTGCAAACCCTCATTAAAATTGACCAATACTTAGTGCCTACGACATTCACCAATGTCCGCTTCGGGCCGAAAGTGCTGACGAAATGATGAACGTAACACCCTTTTATTTTAGACAATCGTCTTTCTCATGGGTCCTGATCAGGGCCCGTACTTCCTGTTAGCGTTGATAAATCAGACTATTGTCTTCGTTTAAAAGAGGGCTTGTAAAAAGGGAACAGTTTTATGGTATGATTTTCTCTGGTATCAATGGTTTAGATTGGACCGATTTAACGACATTATGGTATTCTCACACGCGCCCATTATTCAACAGCATGTAACCGGTTGTGCCCTTGCGAGTACGGCATGGATTGCAGGACTGAGCTATGAGCGGGTTCTGGCCCGCGCTGAAGCGTTGGACATTGACATAAAGAACCCGACCCTGTGGTCAGAAACAACTGAGGCCCGGCGGCTTTTACAGAGTTATAAGGTGCAATTATCTCCTGACGAAATCCCGTTTACAAATTGGGAAAGTCTGCCAGACCGGGCACTTCTGGCGGTGAAGTGGCATTTAGAGAAGGGAAAACCTCATTGGCACTGGGTTGTTTTTACGCGATTTGGTAACGATCCGATTGTAATGGACCCTAAAAAAGGGCTAAAAAACAACATTCGAAGGGATTTTGGTCGTATAAAACCCAAATGGTTTATCGAAATATTCAATCCTTGAACGTATAACACTCGGGGTGCGGCGTGGCGGTACCGTTTTTTGGTGAGGGCCCCTAGAATGGATATGATATTTGCGACCAAGTTTTTTGGGGCGCTTTTTGCAATTATGAACCCTTTTTTGATCTTGCCGATCTTTCTGGCGATGACCAGTAAAGAAACGGTCAAACAGCAACGTGTTATTGCGGTGCAGACGGTTCTGTCCTGTTCGATCCTGTGTATTGTTGTAGCGTTTGCTGGCCATAATATTATCGGATTTTTCGGTATTACCGTTGATCATTTCAGGATCGCTGGCGGCATTGTTTTGTTTGGTATTGCTTTTTCCATGCTGAACGGTCGGGAGATGTCGTCTCATACAGGAACAAATACGGAAAAAAACTATCTGGATACTGAGGGTGGGGTAGCATTTTATCCAATGTCCTTTCCCATCATTGTTGGACCAGGTACGATTACAACCCTGACCATTTATGC
This region of Sneathiella aquimaris genomic DNA includes:
- a CDS encoding MATE family efflux transporter; this translates as MTLQNLEKEASLKTASPSNILSDPIFPTLVRLSLPNMAVMLASALAAIIEMAYVGKFGTSALAGIAVVFPIIVLQQSFSNGAMGGGVSSAISRALGAKDEERAQNLAIHALLIGLIGGVVFSGLMLGFGRPIFSFLGAREDAVVEALSYGNVIFFGSVAVWQTSMLMSIIRGCGDMKIPSQILLLVLIMQSVISGGLGFGIGPLPELGMAGIAYGHVIAFTGSFLFLFWYLWAGKSRIPLSFSNVRLQRHLFKEILYVGLVSCISPLQTVLTVLITTGFVAHYGKDALAGYGIGARLEMVLIPIAFGIGVACVPIVGMAIGAGDVSRARRAAAYGGGLAALIVGLIGLIVIIAPGLWADIFTSDPRVLGVAYSYLIWSGPAYAFFGLGLCLLFASQGAQKVLGPVLAGTVRLIVVTIGCLFLSQIDATPRHFFMLVGIGMSIYGIFAAISVYQTNWKPTTPPQTLAVKT
- a CDS encoding MarC family protein, with translation MDMIFATKFFGALFAIMNPFLILPIFLAMTSKETVKQQRVIAVQTVLSCSILCIVVAFAGHNIIGFFGITVDHFRIAGGIVLFGIAFSMLNGREMSSHTGTNTEKNYLDTEGGVAFYPMSFPIIVGPGTITTLTIYAYQTKKMEQYVAYGASLLLIMAIMLIVLFFASAIGKMLSNKIRIIVTRIMGMMLVAVSVGMVTTGLSVLLPGLAG